A window of the Gasterosteus aculeatus chromosome 21, fGasAcu3.hap1.1, whole genome shotgun sequence genome harbors these coding sequences:
- the LOC120811595 gene encoding copine-3 isoform X1 has product MAAVASSGPKVTDCVTKVALSVSCENLLDMDTFSKSDPLCVLLMNSSGPHWCEIGRTEKIQNCLNPKFSKPFVIDYYFEMVQKLKFEVYDIDSENQSLQEADFLGELECTLGQVVSSKKLTRPLVMKDKSPAGKGTITICAEERTDNRVVEFEVSGRKLDKKDFFGKSDPFLEFYKQAETGWQLAHRTEVVKNNLNPMWRPFRIPLQSLCGGDVEKSIKIDCYDYNNSGSHDFIGSFATTLAQIQQASQTYAAEFECINSKKKQKKKGYKNSGVIIVKQCKIVKDYTFLDYIMGGCQINFTIAIDFTGSNGDPRTPQSLHYINPGGYNEYLAAIWAVGNVIQDYDSDKMFPAFGFGAKIPPSWQVCHEFPINFNPSDPFCAGIEGVVEAYRQCLPQVTLYGPTNFSPIINHVAHFGKQAMQQETAMQYYVLLIITDGVITDMDETRSAIVNASRLPMSVIIVGVGGADFSAMEFLDGDDGILRSAAGEAAMRDIVQFVPFRQFQNGPQEMLAQSVLAEVPGQVVGFFNTSRLKPPQSDAPLPDLSASTHPHPPNLLQ; this is encoded by the exons ATGGCAGCAGTTGCATCCTCGGGGCCAAAGGTCACCGACTGCGTGACCAAGGTGGCGCTGAGCGTGTCCTGTGAGAATCTGCTCGACATGGATACCTTCTCAAAGTCCGACCCTCTGTGCGTGCTTCTCATGAACAGCTCGGGACCTCACTGGTGCGAG ATTGGCCGGACGGAGAAAATCCAGAACTGCCTCAATCCCAAGTTCTCCAAGCCGTTTGTCATCGACTACTACTTTGAGATGGTGCAGAAACTCAAGTTTGAAGTGTACGACATTGACAGCGAGAACCAGAGCCTGCAAGAGGCGGACTTTCTGGGAGAACTGGAATGCACCCTGGGACAG GTTGTGTCCTCAAAAAAATTAACAAGACCGCTTGTCATGAAAGACAAGTCACCTGCAGGGAAAGGGACCATCACA ATATGTGCTGAAGAAAGAACTGACAACAGGGTGGTGGAATTTGAAGTTTCAGGTAGAAAACTGGATAAAAAG GATTTCTTTGGCAAGTCCGACCCTTTCCTGGAATTCTACAAGCAGGCAGAAACTGGGTGGCAGCTCGCCCACAGGACAGAG GTGGTGAAAAACAATCTGAACCCGATGTGGAGACCATTCCGCATCCCGCTGCAGTCCCTCTGTGGAGGTGACGTGGAGAAATCTATAAAG ATTGATTGTTATGATTACAACAACAGCGGATCTCATGATTTTATCGGATCATTTGCGACCACACTCGCCCAAATACAGCAGGCATCCCAGACATACGCG GCTGAGTTTGAATGCATCAATAGcaagaagaaacagaagaagaaaggataCAAGAACTCTGGTGTTATCATTGTGAAGCAATGCAAG ATAGTGAAGGACTATACATTTCTGGATTACATAATGGGCGGCTGTCAGATTAACTTCACC ATTGCCATTGACTTCACAGGCTCCAACGGGGACCCCCGCACTCCCCAGTCCCTCCACTACATCAACCCTGGAGGCTACAACGAGTACCTGGCTGCTATCTGGGCAGTGGGTAATGTCATCCAGGACTATGACAG TGATAAGATGTTCCCCGCTTTTGGGTTTGGAGCCAAGATCCCTCCTTCATGGCag GTCTGCCACGAGTTTCCCATCAACTTCAACCCATCGGATCCGTTCTGTGCAG GTATAGAGGGTGTGGTTGAAGCCTACCGTCAGTGTCTGCCCCAGGTGACGCTTTACGGCCCCACAAACTTTTCCCCAATCATCAACCACGTAGCCCATTTTGGCAAGCAGGCGATGCAGCAGGAAACTGCAATG CAATACTACGTTCTACTGATCATCACCGACGGAGTGATCACAGACATGGATGAGACACGCAGCGCCATCGTCAACGCCTCTCGCCTGCCCATGTCCGTCATCATTGTTGGAGTAGGGGGGGCCGACTTCAGCGCCATGGAGTTCCTGGACGGAGACGACGGAATTTTACGCTCCGCTGCAGGCGAGGCCGCCATGCGGGACATCGTGCAGTTTGTGCCATTCAGGCAGTTCCAAAAT GGTCCTCAAGAAATGCTGGCGCAGAGCGTCTTGGCAGAAGTCCCAGGTCAGGTGGTAGGCTTCTTCAATACAAGCCGTTTGAAGCCCCCCCAGAGCGACGCGCCTCTCCCAGACCTCTCAGCATCAACACACCCACATCCCCCCAACCTCCTCCAGTGA
- the LOC120811336 gene encoding WD repeat-containing protein 37 isoform X2, producing the protein MEDSKLPPPLRNNLLDLFGQIEREFENLYIENLELRREIDSLNERLTGDGQAIEGGDPTKGALKTKASHSTSQLSQKLKTTYKASTSKIVSSFKATAGSRALCQLLKEYVGHRDGIWDLSITRTPPVVLGTASADHSALLWSIETGKCLLRYAGHAGSVNSIKFHPTEQMALTASGDQTAHIWRYMVQLPAPQPPPDVSAPCDDDQDSSDREEGEVDGEGPCEVPTVRLATATMKSHQGVVIAADWLVGGRQVVTASWDRAANLYEVETSELVHALTGHDQELTHCCTHPTQRLVVTSSRDTTFRLWDFRDPSIHSVNVFQGHTDTVTSAVFTVGDNVVSGSDDRTVKVWDLKNMRSPIATIRTDSAVNRISVSANQRIIALPHDNRQVRLFDMSGVRLARLPRSNRMGHRRMVCCTTWNEENQSCNLFTCGFDRQAIGWNINIPALLQEK; encoded by the exons ATGGAG GACTccaagctgcccccccctctgcgGAACAACCTCCTGGACCTTTTTGGCCAGATAGAACGCGAGTTTGAAAACCTCTACATTGAAAACCTGGAAC TACGCCGGGAAATCGACTCTCTGAACGAGCGTCTGACCGGAGACGGACAGGCTATTGAGGGAGGAGACCCCACCAAGGGAGCTTTGAAAACTAAAG CCAGCCACAGCACCAGTCAGCTGTCACAGAAGCTGAAAACCACCTACAAAGCCTCTACCAGCAAG ATCGTGTCCAGCTTTAAAGCCACCGCGGGCTCTCGAGCTTTGTGTCAGCTGCTCAAGGAGTACGTGGGCCACCGGGACGGCATCTGGGATCTCAGCATCACCCGCACCCCGCCGGTGGTCCTGGGCACCGCCTCCGCAG ATCACTCAGCTCTGCTGTGGAGCATAGAGACTGGAAAATGTCTGCTGAGGTATGCTGGCCATGCAGGATCAG TCAACTCCATCAAGTTCCACCCCACAGAGCAGATGGCCCTCACAG CCTCTGGGGACCAGACAGCTCACATCTGGCGCTACATGGTGCAGCTTCCTGCCCCCCAGCCACCACCAGATGTCAGT GCTCCATGTGATGACGACCAGGACTCGTCGGACAGAGAAGAAGGTGAGGTGGACGGCGAGGGCCCCTGCGAGGTCCCCACCGTCCGGCTCGCTACGGCGACCATGAAGAGCCACCAGGGCGTAGTGATCGCAGCTGATTGGTTGGTGGGAGGCCGGCAAGTGGTGACCGCTTCCTGGGATCGGGCTGCCAACCTGTACGAGGTGGAGACGTCTGAACTGGTTCATGCGCTCACTG gacaCGACCAGGAGCTGACCCACTGCTGCACCCATCCCACCCAGCGGCTGGTGGTCACCTCCTCCAGAGACACCACCTTCAGACTGTGGGACTTCAGAGACCCCTCCATACACTCTGTCAACGTCTTCCAGGGACACACTGA CACGGTGACGTCGGCGGTCTTCACAGTGGGCGACAACGTAGTTTCGGGAAGTGACGACCGCACGGTCAAGGTGTGGGAtctgaagaacatgaggtcgcCAATAGCAACCATTCGCACTGACTCGGCCGTGAACAg GATCAGCGTCTCTGCCAACCAGAGGATCATCGCTCTGCCACACGACAACCGGCAGGTCCGACTGTTCGACATGAGCGGAGTGAGGCTGGCCAGACTCCCACGCAGCAACAGAATG ggtCACAGGCGAATGGTGTGTTGCACGACGTGGAATGAAGAGAACCAGTCCTGCAACCTGTTCACCTGCGGCTTCGACCGGCAGGCCATCGGCTGGAACATCAACATCCCCGccctgctgcaggagaagtgA
- the LOC120811335 gene encoding copine-3 isoform X2, whose product MATQCVTKVELTVSCENLLDKDIGSKSDPLCVLLMNSSDSQWYEVGRTEKVQNCLCPRFAKKFVIDYYFEIVQQLKFGIYDIDNKTVDLSDDDFLGQLECTLGQVVSSKKLTRPLVLKNKTPAGKGTITISAEEIKDNRVVNFEVEARKLDNKDFFGKSDPYLEFYKQTATGWQLAHRTEVVNNNLNPTWKPFRIPLQSLCGADLEKPIKVECYDYDNDGSHDLIGAFETTMTRFQQASRTSPAEFECVNSKKKQKKKGYKNSGVVSVKLCQVVKEYTFLDYIMGGCQINFTVAIDFTGSNGDPKSPQSLHYISPQGVNEYLSATWSVGNVIQDYDSDKRFPAFGFGAQVPPTWQVSHEFPLNFNPADPFCAGIEGVVEAYRVCLPQVKLYGPTNFSPIINHVACFAKQALQQTTASQYFVLLIITDGVITDMDETRGAIVNASRLPMSIIIIGVGGADFSAMEFLDGDDGRLRSQTGEAAMRDIVQFVPYRQFQNAPRQALAQSVLAELPQQVASFFSLFKLKPPHDPNPS is encoded by the exons ATGGCGACCCAGTGTGTAACCAAGGTGGAGCTGACCGTGTCCTGTGAGAACCTCCTGGACAAAGACATCGGCTCCAAGTCTGACCCGCTGTGCGTGCTTTTGATGAACAGCTCCGATTCCCAGTGGTATGAG GTGGGCCGCACGGAGAAAGTCCAGAATTGCCTGTGCCCGAGGTTTGCAAAAAAATTTGTCATCGACTACTACTTTGAAATAGTGCAGCAACTGAAGTTCGGGATTTATGACATCGACAACAAAACTGTTGATCTGAGTGACGACGACTTCTTGGGGCAACTGGAGTGCACCTTGGGCCAG GTTGTGTCCAGTAAAAAACTGACCCGACCACTTGTCTTGAAGAACAAGACGCCTGCAGGAAAAGGGACCATCACA ATCAGTgcagaagaaataaaagataaccgggtggtgaattttgaagttGAAGCAAGGAAACTAGATAACAAG GATTTCTTTGGGAAGTCCGACCCTTACCTGGAATTCTACAAGCAGACAGCAACTGGATGGCAACTGGCTCACAGGACCGAG GTGGTGAACAACAACTTGAATCCGACATGGAAACCCTTTCGAATCCCCCTGCAATCGCTGTGCGGAGCAGACCTGGAGAAACCGATAAAA GTGGAGTGTTATGACTACGACAACGATGGCTCACATGATCTTATTGGAGCCTTTGAGACTACAATGACGCGCTTTCAACAAGCGTCACGAACGTCCCCG GCTGAGTTTGAATGTGTCAACagtaaaaagaaacagaagaagaaaggataCAAGAACTCTGGTGTTGTGAGCGTGAAGCTATGCCAG GTGGTGAAGGAGTACACCTTCCTAGATTATATTATGGGAGGCTGTCAAATCAACTTCACC GTGGCTATTGACTTCACGGGGTCCAACGGGGATCCCAAGTCTCCTCAGTCTCTGCATTACATCAGTCCCCAGGGCGTCAACGAGTACCTCTCTGCTACCTGGTCTGTGGGCAACGTCATCCAGGACTACGACAG TGACAAGAGGTTTCCTGCCTTTGGCTTTGGAGCACAAGTCCCTCCCACATGGCAG GTTTCCCACGAGTTTCCTCTCAACTTCAACCCAGCAGATCCATTTTGTGCTG gcATTGAAGGTGTGGTGGAGGCCTACAGGGTGTGTCTGCCACAGGTCAAACTTTACGGTCCCACCAACTTCTCCCCAATCATCAACCATGTGGCCTGCTTTGCTAAGCAAGCCCTCCAGCAGACCACTGCGTCA CAATACTTTGTTCTGCTGATCATCACTGACGGAGTGATCACCGACATGGATGAGACACGCGGCGCCATCGTCAACGCCTCTCGCCTGCCCATGTCCATCATAATTATTGGAGTGGGCGGGGCCGACTTCAGCGCCATGGAGTTCCTGGACGGAGACGACGGACGTCTGCGCTCTCAGACCGGCGAGGCCGCCATGCGAGACATCGTCCAGTTTGTGCCGTACCGACAGTTCCAAAAT GCGCCCAGACAGGCTCTTGCCCAAAGCGTATTGGCCGAGTTACCTCAGCAAgtggcctccttcttcagtttATTCAAACTGAAGCCTCCCCATGATCCAAATCCTTCATAG
- the LOC120811595 gene encoding copine-3 isoform X2 → MAAVASSGPKVTDCVTKVALSVSCENLLDMDTFSKSDPLCVLLMNSSGPHWCEIGRTEKIQNCLNPKFSKPFVIDYYFEMVQKLKFEVYDIDSENQSLQEADFLGELECTLGQVVSSKKLTRPLVMKDKSPAGKGTITICAEERTDNRVVEFEVSGRKLDKKDFFGKSDPFLEFYKQAETGWQLAHRTEVVKNNLNPMWRPFRIPLQSLCGGDVEKSIKIDCYDYNNSGSHDFIGSFATTLAQIQQASQTYAAEFECINSKKKQKKKGYKNSGVIIVKQCKIVKDYTFLDYIMGGCQINFTIAIDFTGSNGDPRTPQSLHYINPGGYNEYLAAIWAVGNVIQDYDSDKMFPAFGFGAKIPPSWQVCHEFPINFNPSDPFCAGIEGVVEAYRQCLPQVTLYGPTNFSPIINHVAHFGKQAMQQETAMQYYVLLIITDGVITDMDETRSAIVNASRLPMSVIIVGVGGADFSAMEFLDGDDGILRSAAGEAAMRDIVQFVPFRQFQNAGTAALAQSVLAELPDQVASFFNLFHLKPPIEPSAS, encoded by the exons ATGGCAGCAGTTGCATCCTCGGGGCCAAAGGTCACCGACTGCGTGACCAAGGTGGCGCTGAGCGTGTCCTGTGAGAATCTGCTCGACATGGATACCTTCTCAAAGTCCGACCCTCTGTGCGTGCTTCTCATGAACAGCTCGGGACCTCACTGGTGCGAG ATTGGCCGGACGGAGAAAATCCAGAACTGCCTCAATCCCAAGTTCTCCAAGCCGTTTGTCATCGACTACTACTTTGAGATGGTGCAGAAACTCAAGTTTGAAGTGTACGACATTGACAGCGAGAACCAGAGCCTGCAAGAGGCGGACTTTCTGGGAGAACTGGAATGCACCCTGGGACAG GTTGTGTCCTCAAAAAAATTAACAAGACCGCTTGTCATGAAAGACAAGTCACCTGCAGGGAAAGGGACCATCACA ATATGTGCTGAAGAAAGAACTGACAACAGGGTGGTGGAATTTGAAGTTTCAGGTAGAAAACTGGATAAAAAG GATTTCTTTGGCAAGTCCGACCCTTTCCTGGAATTCTACAAGCAGGCAGAAACTGGGTGGCAGCTCGCCCACAGGACAGAG GTGGTGAAAAACAATCTGAACCCGATGTGGAGACCATTCCGCATCCCGCTGCAGTCCCTCTGTGGAGGTGACGTGGAGAAATCTATAAAG ATTGATTGTTATGATTACAACAACAGCGGATCTCATGATTTTATCGGATCATTTGCGACCACACTCGCCCAAATACAGCAGGCATCCCAGACATACGCG GCTGAGTTTGAATGCATCAATAGcaagaagaaacagaagaagaaaggataCAAGAACTCTGGTGTTATCATTGTGAAGCAATGCAAG ATAGTGAAGGACTATACATTTCTGGATTACATAATGGGCGGCTGTCAGATTAACTTCACC ATTGCCATTGACTTCACAGGCTCCAACGGGGACCCCCGCACTCCCCAGTCCCTCCACTACATCAACCCTGGAGGCTACAACGAGTACCTGGCTGCTATCTGGGCAGTGGGTAATGTCATCCAGGACTATGACAG TGATAAGATGTTCCCCGCTTTTGGGTTTGGAGCCAAGATCCCTCCTTCATGGCag GTCTGCCACGAGTTTCCCATCAACTTCAACCCATCGGATCCGTTCTGTGCAG GTATAGAGGGTGTGGTTGAAGCCTACCGTCAGTGTCTGCCCCAGGTGACGCTTTACGGCCCCACAAACTTTTCCCCAATCATCAACCACGTAGCCCATTTTGGCAAGCAGGCGATGCAGCAGGAAACTGCAATG CAATACTACGTTCTACTGATCATCACCGACGGAGTGATCACAGACATGGATGAGACACGCAGCGCCATCGTCAACGCCTCTCGCCTGCCCATGTCCGTCATCATTGTTGGAGTAGGGGGGGCCGACTTCAGCGCCATGGAGTTCCTGGACGGAGACGACGGAATTTTACGCTCCGCTGCAGGCGAGGCCGCCATGCGGGACATCGTGCAGTTTGTGCCATTCAGGCAGTTCCAAAAT gcaGGCACTGCAGCCCTTGCCCAAAGCGTACTGGCAGAGTTGCCTGACCAAGTGGCCTCCTTCTTCAATTTATTTCACCTGAAGCCCCCCATCGAACCCAGTGCTTCCTAG
- the LOC120811335 gene encoding copine-3 isoform X1 produces MATQCVTKVELTVSCENLLDKDIGSKSDPLCVLLMNSSDSQWYEVGRTEKVQNCLCPRFAKKFVIDYYFEIVQQLKFGIYDIDNKTVDLSDDDFLGQLECTLGQVVSSKKLTRPLVLKNKTPAGKGTITISAEEIKDNRVVNFEVEARKLDNKDFFGKSDPYLEFYKQTATGWQLAHRTEVVNNNLNPTWKPFRIPLQSLCGADLEKPIKVECYDYDNDGSHDLIGAFETTMTRFQQASRTSPAEFECVNSKKKQKKKGYKNSGVVSVKLCQVVKEYTFLDYIMGGCQINFTVAIDFTGSNGDPKSPQSLHYISPQGVNEYLSATWSVGNVIQDYDSDKRFPAFGFGAQVPPTWQVSHEFPLNFNPADPFCAGIEGVVEAYRVCLPQVKLYGPTNFSPIINHVACFAKQALQQTTASQYFVLLIITDGVITDMDETRGAIVNASRLPMSIIIIGVGGADFSAMEFLDGDDGRLRSQTGEAAMRDIVQFVPYRQFQNAPREALAKSVLAEVPGQLVDFFTTMKQSPPNSNAPPPAAGTI; encoded by the exons ATGGCGACCCAGTGTGTAACCAAGGTGGAGCTGACCGTGTCCTGTGAGAACCTCCTGGACAAAGACATCGGCTCCAAGTCTGACCCGCTGTGCGTGCTTTTGATGAACAGCTCCGATTCCCAGTGGTATGAG GTGGGCCGCACGGAGAAAGTCCAGAATTGCCTGTGCCCGAGGTTTGCAAAAAAATTTGTCATCGACTACTACTTTGAAATAGTGCAGCAACTGAAGTTCGGGATTTATGACATCGACAACAAAACTGTTGATCTGAGTGACGACGACTTCTTGGGGCAACTGGAGTGCACCTTGGGCCAG GTTGTGTCCAGTAAAAAACTGACCCGACCACTTGTCTTGAAGAACAAGACGCCTGCAGGAAAAGGGACCATCACA ATCAGTgcagaagaaataaaagataaccgggtggtgaattttgaagttGAAGCAAGGAAACTAGATAACAAG GATTTCTTTGGGAAGTCCGACCCTTACCTGGAATTCTACAAGCAGACAGCAACTGGATGGCAACTGGCTCACAGGACCGAG GTGGTGAACAACAACTTGAATCCGACATGGAAACCCTTTCGAATCCCCCTGCAATCGCTGTGCGGAGCAGACCTGGAGAAACCGATAAAA GTGGAGTGTTATGACTACGACAACGATGGCTCACATGATCTTATTGGAGCCTTTGAGACTACAATGACGCGCTTTCAACAAGCGTCACGAACGTCCCCG GCTGAGTTTGAATGTGTCAACagtaaaaagaaacagaagaagaaaggataCAAGAACTCTGGTGTTGTGAGCGTGAAGCTATGCCAG GTGGTGAAGGAGTACACCTTCCTAGATTATATTATGGGAGGCTGTCAAATCAACTTCACC GTGGCTATTGACTTCACGGGGTCCAACGGGGATCCCAAGTCTCCTCAGTCTCTGCATTACATCAGTCCCCAGGGCGTCAACGAGTACCTCTCTGCTACCTGGTCTGTGGGCAACGTCATCCAGGACTACGACAG TGACAAGAGGTTTCCTGCCTTTGGCTTTGGAGCACAAGTCCCTCCCACATGGCAG GTTTCCCACGAGTTTCCTCTCAACTTCAACCCAGCAGATCCATTTTGTGCTG gcATTGAAGGTGTGGTGGAGGCCTACAGGGTGTGTCTGCCACAGGTCAAACTTTACGGTCCCACCAACTTCTCCCCAATCATCAACCATGTGGCCTGCTTTGCTAAGCAAGCCCTCCAGCAGACCACTGCGTCA CAATACTTTGTTCTGCTGATCATCACTGACGGAGTGATCACCGACATGGATGAGACACGCGGCGCCATCGTCAACGCCTCTCGCCTGCCCATGTCCATCATAATTATTGGAGTGGGCGGGGCCGACTTCAGCGCCATGGAGTTCCTGGACGGAGACGACGGACGTCTGCGCTCTCAGACCGGCGAGGCCGCCATGCGAGACATCGTCCAGTTTGTGCCGTACCGACAGTTCCAAAAT GCTCCTCGAGAAGCTCTGGCCAAGAGTGTGTTGGCAGAAGTACCAGGTCAGCTGGTGGACTTCTTCACTACCATGAAGCAGAGTCCACCCAACTCTAATGCTCCACCACCCGCTGCAGGTACCATCTGA
- the LOC120811336 gene encoding WD repeat-containing protein 37 isoform X1 encodes MPVEGGSSSGSASAARHPKQKRKAHSLSIRRTNSIEDRLPGFQRGDMLEGQDSKLPPPLRNNLLDLFGQIEREFENLYIENLELRREIDSLNERLTGDGQAIEGGDPTKGALKTKASHSTSQLSQKLKTTYKASTSKIVSSFKATAGSRALCQLLKEYVGHRDGIWDLSITRTPPVVLGTASADHSALLWSIETGKCLLRYAGHAGSVNSIKFHPTEQMALTASGDQTAHIWRYMVQLPAPQPPPDVSAPCDDDQDSSDREEGEVDGEGPCEVPTVRLATATMKSHQGVVIAADWLVGGRQVVTASWDRAANLYEVETSELVHALTGHDQELTHCCTHPTQRLVVTSSRDTTFRLWDFRDPSIHSVNVFQGHTDTVTSAVFTVGDNVVSGSDDRTVKVWDLKNMRSPIATIRTDSAVNRISVSANQRIIALPHDNRQVRLFDMSGVRLARLPRSNRMGHRRMVCCTTWNEENQSCNLFTCGFDRQAIGWNINIPALLQEK; translated from the exons ATGCCTGTGGAaggtggcagcagcagcggctcgGCTTCGGCCGCCCGACACCCCAAGCAGAAGCGTAAGGCTCACAGTTTGTCCATCCGCCGCACCAACAGCATAGAGGACCGGCTGCCCGGCTTCCAGAGAGGAGACATGctggagggacag GACTccaagctgcccccccctctgcgGAACAACCTCCTGGACCTTTTTGGCCAGATAGAACGCGAGTTTGAAAACCTCTACATTGAAAACCTGGAAC TACGCCGGGAAATCGACTCTCTGAACGAGCGTCTGACCGGAGACGGACAGGCTATTGAGGGAGGAGACCCCACCAAGGGAGCTTTGAAAACTAAAG CCAGCCACAGCACCAGTCAGCTGTCACAGAAGCTGAAAACCACCTACAAAGCCTCTACCAGCAAG ATCGTGTCCAGCTTTAAAGCCACCGCGGGCTCTCGAGCTTTGTGTCAGCTGCTCAAGGAGTACGTGGGCCACCGGGACGGCATCTGGGATCTCAGCATCACCCGCACCCCGCCGGTGGTCCTGGGCACCGCCTCCGCAG ATCACTCAGCTCTGCTGTGGAGCATAGAGACTGGAAAATGTCTGCTGAGGTATGCTGGCCATGCAGGATCAG TCAACTCCATCAAGTTCCACCCCACAGAGCAGATGGCCCTCACAG CCTCTGGGGACCAGACAGCTCACATCTGGCGCTACATGGTGCAGCTTCCTGCCCCCCAGCCACCACCAGATGTCAGT GCTCCATGTGATGACGACCAGGACTCGTCGGACAGAGAAGAAGGTGAGGTGGACGGCGAGGGCCCCTGCGAGGTCCCCACCGTCCGGCTCGCTACGGCGACCATGAAGAGCCACCAGGGCGTAGTGATCGCAGCTGATTGGTTGGTGGGAGGCCGGCAAGTGGTGACCGCTTCCTGGGATCGGGCTGCCAACCTGTACGAGGTGGAGACGTCTGAACTGGTTCATGCGCTCACTG gacaCGACCAGGAGCTGACCCACTGCTGCACCCATCCCACCCAGCGGCTGGTGGTCACCTCCTCCAGAGACACCACCTTCAGACTGTGGGACTTCAGAGACCCCTCCATACACTCTGTCAACGTCTTCCAGGGACACACTGA CACGGTGACGTCGGCGGTCTTCACAGTGGGCGACAACGTAGTTTCGGGAAGTGACGACCGCACGGTCAAGGTGTGGGAtctgaagaacatgaggtcgcCAATAGCAACCATTCGCACTGACTCGGCCGTGAACAg GATCAGCGTCTCTGCCAACCAGAGGATCATCGCTCTGCCACACGACAACCGGCAGGTCCGACTGTTCGACATGAGCGGAGTGAGGCTGGCCAGACTCCCACGCAGCAACAGAATG ggtCACAGGCGAATGGTGTGTTGCACGACGTGGAATGAAGAGAACCAGTCCTGCAACCTGTTCACCTGCGGCTTCGACCGGCAGGCCATCGGCTGGAACATCAACATCCCCGccctgctgcaggagaagtgA
- the idi1 gene encoding isopentenyl-diphosphate Delta-isomerase 1: MVRGVWAVLRMVSSEGAAVLKSNKPRAGGSAALRLRFTYEPLTSGCRAISSEAGALRSAVRMPEITDHLDEKQVRLLSEMCIVIDENDSKIGADTKKNCHLNSNIDKGLLHRAFSVFIFNSEEKLLLQQRSDAKITFPGCFTNTCCSHPLHTDSELEEKEAIGVRRAAQRRLQAELGIPMEQVKPEEMTYLTRIHYKAQSDGVWGEHEIDYILFMQKNVELNPDPNEIKTHCYVSKEEMKELLEKAKRKEVEITPWFSLIADTFLFKWWDDLQNLKKYMDHDNIHRM; this comes from the exons ATGGTGCGGGGCGTGTGGGCGGTGCTGCGGATGGTGTCTTCCGAGGGGGCTGCTGTGTTGAAATCAAACAAACCTCGCGCTGGTGGAAGTGCTGCACTACGGCTGCGGTTTACCTACGAGCCTCTGACTTCCGGCTGCAGAGCTATATCGAG CGAGGCGGGAGCCCTGCGGTCTGCAGTCAGAATGCCCGAGATAACGGACCACCTGGACGAGAAGCAGGTCCGGCTGCTGTCGGAGATGTGCATCGTCATCGATGAGAACGACAGCAAGATTGGTGCGGACACCAAGAAAAACTGCCACTTAAACTCAAACATCGATAAAG GTCTATTACACAGAGCGTTCAGCGTGTTCATATTCAACAGCGAAGAGAAGCTGCTCTTGCAACAGAGGTCGGATGCCAAGATCACATTTCCAG GCTGTTTCACCAACACATGCTGCAGTCACCCTCTACACACGGAcagcgagctggaggagaaggaagccaTCGGAGTGAGGAGAGCTGCTCAGAGGAGGCTCCAAGCTGAGCTGGGTATCCCCATGGAGCAG GTGAAACCAGAGGAAATGACGTACCTGACCAGGATCCACTACAAGGCCCAGTCGGACGGTGTGTGGGGGGAACATGAGATTGACTACATCCTCTTCATGCAGaag aATGTGGAGTTGAACCCGGACCCCAATGAGATTAAAACCCACTGCTACGTGAgcaaggaggagatgaaggagctgTTAGAGAAGGCCAAGCGCAAAGAAGTGGAGATCACGCCCTGGTTCAGCCTCATTGCAGACACTTTCCTCTTCAAGTGGTGGGACGATCTGCAGAACCTTAAGAAGTACATGGACCACGACAACATCCACCGCATGTAG